DNA from Clarias gariepinus isolate MV-2021 ecotype Netherlands chromosome 23, CGAR_prim_01v2, whole genome shotgun sequence:
agttccactACTAAacatattacaatgcagctgaggacatattataataaactgaaCGAGCAGCTCCCTCtttatatcttctggtccgagtcgttcgttcttttgaatctattgcaccgcatagtgactatggaagtcacgtgacaaaagaacgaacgactcggaacAAAAGATCTAAGAGGTAACTACTGTACTCATTTATGTTTCCTGTAcatgatcttaaaaaaaaaaaaacccgcgaCGTGACCTGCGCAGCAACTgacgttttttaaatctgtgaggcggcatccagcggtgtataatatgggttgaaaagagcaggagagacggaagagaaagcagccagcagcgtcattatcgcagaatattgaacatatgttcaaaaagactgccaaacagagtaagtctgttactacctcaagatcgaattgctaacgctagttaagtggtagctaatcgtcaaccccacatcacacacagaatggttctcttgtgccttttcttgagcagtctgaatggctatgacaagtctgtaacatcttaaataaacattaacagacaggagcctatctgatggatctgtgaatttattatgttaaataatgttaatccatcaaaaaaaaaaaaagaaagaacgacgagttcaatgcgtaaacaaacctgcttgaccatgcataatattaggatttattaacattttattttgaattaataaattattatattaaattagtacatctattaaattattctattaaccataggCGATGCCGTCTAGTTTCTATACGCGgtgtagacagcattcgaatgaagtttattatgaataattgttacataaaacataaaataaaataagcccacaaaaaataatttttatccatcccacagtcttgtaagtacattaactgatcgtcttttccccgtaatatttgtatattattattattagataattattggttatatttttatatatatttcttatatatattaaatatattttatataagtttaataaagtgaagaggcaaagacaaagaaatgagagagcatgttgatgagagaagttgaatttgtagtttaataatattccagtaaaaattccttaaatgtattctgttgttagtgtggtttttaaacttttgaactctgtgtgtgtgggtgtgtttttgaAGTGAAAAAAGTCGCACGTGATCTTGATAAGCAATTTGACAACAttgtagcaaatattagtagaagtgaggtgagaagggcgttgaagaggatgaagtgtggaaaggctgttggtcctgatgacatacctgtggaggtatggaagtgcttaggagaggtggcattagagtttctgacaagtttgtttaacaagatcttggagagtgagaggattccagaggaatggaggagaagtgtattggtgccaatttttaagatcaagggagatgtgcaaagctgtggcaattatagaggtataaagctaatgggccagacaatgaagctgtgggaaagagcagtggaagctaggttaagggcagaggtgagcatttgtgtgtagcaatatggttttatgcctagaaagagtacatcagatgcagtatttgctttgaggatgctggtggagaagtacagagaaggtaacagggagttgcattgtgtctctttaacaagagaggagctgtggtattgtatgagaaggtctggagtggcagagaagtatgttagagtggtgcaggacatgtatgagagctgtaagacagtggtaagatgtgctgtaggtgtgacagaagagtttaaggtggaggtgggtctgcatcaaggatcggctctaagcccctttttgtttgctctggtgatggacaggatgacagatgaggtaagacaggagtccctatggactatgatgtttgcagatgacattgtgctctgtagcgagagcagggaacaggggaaggaaaatttggagaggtggaggtatgctctggaaagcagaggaatgaaggttagccgcagcaagatggaatacatgtgtgtaaatgagggggacccaggaggatcggtgaggctacagggagcagaggtaaagaagatgcaggattttaagtacttagggtcaacggtccagagcaacggagagtgtggaaaggaggtgaagaagcgggtacaggcaggttggaatgggtggagaaaagtgtcaggtgtgttgtgcgataaaagagtatcagcgagaatgaaaggaaaggtgtacaggacagtggtgagaccagcgatgctctacggcttagagacagtggcgctgaagaaaagacaggaggcagagttggaggtagcagagctgaagatgttgaggttctccttgggagtgacaaggatggataggatcaagaatgagttcatcagagggataacccatgttagatgttttggagataaagtcagagaggccagattgaggtggtttgggcatgttcagaggaaagattgtgaatatatcggtagaaggatgctgaggttggaactgccaggcaggaggtctagaggaagaccaaagaggagatttatggatgcagtgagagaggacatgaagttagttggtgtgagagaagaggatgcagaggatagggttagatggaggcaaatgattcgctgtggcgacccctgaaagggaacagcccaaagacaaagaagaagtagtaaatatttttggtgcatcaaaagcatgcacattatgatacccgcagacaagctaatccagcacatgtcactaaaatgcagtatttaatcctcaaaatgaaatacaaaatgagtaaatactcaaatacaaaatactgagaaaaaaggtccactttttttttttttttttttaaacagagtgGGTGTGGTGATACGTGAATGAGCACAAAAAAAGAATCTAGACTCAGAACAGAATCGATTTTTCCTACATCTCTACTTTTTATCTTAATACATCTAAACAAacgaattaaaatatttttaaataaattactcgTGATAACTGGTGATATATAAACTGAAGATTTGGTAAAATATAgcaacacagagagagagagagagagagagagagagagaaagcgagcgCGCGCGCCTCCGCCCAACGCATCTTCGTTCAGGTTTAAACCCGCGATAACTAACATGACCTCCATTTTGTAAACAGAGCaacggataaaaaaaaagtctaaagctGCCCGCTGATTAGACACCAGAGTTTCTCAACGCTTTAAAAAATCTCCCCTTGTCCAATCACAAAGCAGATCCGTGTTCAAACTAAATCCCGACAGCCAATCACCGAGCTTCGCGCCTTCCCCGGTGTTGGTCGGTTGTCGTCACAGAGGGAGGAGCTGAGCGGAGCGGAGCGGCGAGAAAGTGtttctctttcaaataataaattattttctggTGAACTTAAAGGGACACGATCCCGTTTTCTCGGATCACCTTCTGCAGAAACAGGtaggagtttttatttatttattaaatttacttTAACAGTAATTAAGCTGGAGTGTTTGACGTGTTGGGAAGTGAGTTGAGATCGCGAGCTCGAgttgcgcgcgcgcgcgctgtcCCGTTATGTCTGGTAGGCGCGCGGAGATAATAACGTTACACAATTAGTCGGTAACTTTACGTCATATAGTGCGTGGTTGTGTTTATTAGCACATGTAATTAGTTGCGTGACGTTGAGTTAGGTCAGAAAGAAGTAGATGGAATCTGATGTTTTCGTCATTTCGGAAAGTTGTGACAGGAAAACGGCTCGCGCGCTAAAGCTAACCTTGCTAATCTCTCAGGTCGCGCGGTGGTATAACtgaggtgtttaaaaaaaaaaaaaacatccgcgTTTAAACGTTTAATCCCTCAGGGAGTCTCTCAGCGCCTTTCTTTTAAATTCGCGGTTTACTGTAAACTGAAGTTAAACATGGCgagcggtgtgtgtgtttgaatagATGACGTTTTCCCTCCTTCCGAGCGATTTGTTAaaggtgcagtgtgtgtgtgtgtgtgtgtgtgttggggctCTTCTTCTGGATCACCTTAAAGTTAGACATTCTCACAAAAGTGTCACGTTAATCTGGtttgtatttattgtaaagTGTGATAATGCAGCCTTGTCTTATTttaatctctctcacacacacacacacacacagtgctagTTTTAAAATACAGCCTCCAGGACATCACACATCATTAACATAGGagaccatcatcaccatcatctgcTTGAGAAAGTGAAAAGGTCTTGTTAAGGCTCTAGAGCTCCACCCTCTTCCTGCTTCACACCAGATCTGAGGAGATGATGGAGTAAAGTCTGTGTGTTGTATCTGTTTACACCTTGGAGTCATTACACTGGTCCTGGGTGTGCAGTGTCATGAACCCGGAAGGATGGAAATGTCTGTACTGGTGTGTTGCATGTCTCTGtgtatcagagagagagagagtacaggATTGAGGGTGTAAAAATGTGTCTATTTCTTGAAATAACCCCATTGATCTTGGTCAGTTCGTGTAAAACATGTTAGAGTGAGAACACCTTAAAACTTCTATGAACCTCAGATTACCTGGTTATTTGTACACCACTAAGGTACGTCCCTGATATCCCTGACGTTTATTAAGCGGCTGTTGTCCCATGTGCTGCAGATAGAGATGCCACCTGTGCGGTTTCAGGCTGGAGACATGGTGATGGGCCGCTGGCCCGGCAGTAACCTGTACTATGAGGTCAAGGTGCTGAGGTACTCGGTTGATACTCAGCTGTACACCGTCATCTACAAAGATGGCACGGAACTAGAGCTGAAGGATGCGGATATCAAGGTATGACCTGTACATTCATTTATACCTGCTTCTTATTAGTGCTTTGCAGTTGCACTGCAGTATTGATacgtgcaattatttaattatttacagaaGGCTGCAGCTTATTATGGGTGATTTACGCATAGTCAggaatttatgtagagtttaatttaacatttatttttgaggTGATAAATAAAACTggcaaacatcctcttaatgagatcatttgtactgtaattttctGTTAGCCttgttaaatacaaattaatacATGGAATAGTACTTTTTATTTACGCATCATAGTTTAAATCGCCATGACGATATGTTTCAGGATAATcacaatgttatttatttttattattgaattgTGCAGGTTCGTACTTTTcattatacttaaaaataacacAAGGTCATGTATAAATAGTGATCTGGTTAATTTAgctataaaactgcataataatCTTGTATAGTTTATGGCAGCATGTGTGACATCGCCATTGCCATGTAACACAACATTGTTGTGTTTGTAGAGTTTGACCGGGTTCAGACAGGGCTCTGGCCGCTCTCGCTCCCGCTCTCGCTCCCGTTCTCCAGCGCGCACACGTCGAAGTCGCTCGCGCTCTCCAGCAAGAACATCTCGTCGCTCCTCGTCTCACACCACTGAGACACGCAGAGACAAACTAAAGGACGTGCTGGAGGTGCGCCTCACACCTGTGGTAAGAACACCTATTTGCTCCAAGTTTGTGGTGTGGGTGGGTTTTGTTTGTctagtgacttttttttattattctttgttaactttttataaatatttttgctagTAAGAAATTGGACTTGTGGAGAAAAgtgtgttaaaaatatatttttggctttttttgcTCTTGTTCTGTGTTATTTTTGAGGGGCACCTGTTAAAAGTttaatacattatacatttaaaaaaaaattatatatattttttgggggtttGACCTAAGACGTCTTTCTCCTGTGTCCCCCTTGTTTTAGCCGATGTCGATGGTGAACAATAGCAACAAGGAGCATGAAATTAAGGAAGAGAATGACATGACTGAAAAAGCTGTTCAGGTGAGGATAAATAAAGTACATGTCCTTTACTGACATTTCAGCCTCATAAACGGAGAGGCTActaaggattggcaccctgttcagggtgtaccctgactcgtgccctaagcctcctgggataggctccaggttcccagcgaccctgaatacaggataaagcggtatagaagatgagtgagtgagtgagcactGGGTTTTTGTCATCCTCCTGTTAGCGTGTTGAGCTCCTATGCCCCTTTTCCACCAAAGTAAACTAGGTGCTAGCTTGTGTCTGGTGCTATTGCCGGTTCAGAGTATTTAATTTGGCTTTGTTTTTTCATAAAAGCTAGAGAGTCGTGTCATTACGTCATTGTACATGTCCGTGTACACCTTTACTTTCCCAGCAATGCTAGTGAAAAGCACAACAACAATAGTGTACTTCAACATGGCTTTGCAAGCAGTTCAGCTGACTTTGTAAGTCTACTTTGTAAAAAACAGATCACAATACCTAGGTagtgatttgatttgtattgcgattctttaAGTATTAGGAATTCATAAAAATCCCCATTCATTTcatctatttttttaacttcACAGTTAATTTGTTCCTACCTCACAGGCCTCTAGTGCCTggcaatgtgtgaatagtttagagaacACCATTTGTTGGAGTATAAAAGAACTGCAgcattttaatcaaaattactcaaaaaaaaaaatgtaaataaattgatGATGCTGATTATCAGTTAGTATAGTGATGTATGGAACACCACACTTAAGAATTACAATACATCACTGAATTGATTTTCTTCCCATCTCTAATCGTATCctggtgtgtttaaaaaaaaaaaaaaaaatctgtatgcTGTCCTGATGTTGGAGAATCGTATCATATTCCCCCCTCACGTAATATAACCAGCATTTTAAGATTAATGTTATTCATTATAATGTGGTTGGTTGAACACACTGATCAATACACAGATGGTTCTTATAAAACTGAATGAGTCTATCATACTCCGTAAATAAAACGTTAAGAATCTCATGTGAAGGTTTATTAATTCTATGATGCAAGTTCATGTCTTGTGGTTACATTGTTTTTCTACAGAAGGTAAAGGAGGAACCTGAAAACCAGGTAAGTGGCCGCTACAATCTCCGCCGCAGAAAGGACCAGGGTGAAGAACGCCCGTTTGAGGCAAAGGGCACAGTGCCAGTCGGGTTCCTGGCCGCAACACAGCAGACCAGCAAGACTACTGACCTGGAGTTTGGAGGAAGGATCGGTAAGAGGCCAGTCATGATATTTAAGTTTAAACTAGTACAAGGCTACTCTTCTGAGAGTGTCCTGACAGACAGGTGAccaattaaagtaaaaacactATAGTATGTGGGTGTGACATGGATAGTACACTAGAATATTCAGTGGGCGCTGGCTGTTTCACAGACactcaaatatttttttgttacatctTGGATCCGAAACTCTGGTCAGCATTTTTCCGCATGCATGGCATGGTAGAGTGTTAATGAGGGCATATATAACATTACATAAGTCCACGGCTCCTTATCAGTTATTGGTTCTGTGTGATTAGGAACACTGTGTCACTCCACTGAGACTTCATTATTTATATAACTGCTAATTGTAATCTCACATTACCTCCTTAATTGCACTAAGCCTTTCATCAGTCTGGAGGCCGTTTTTGCCTCCACTTGTAGTGGAGCTTTGGATTGCGAGTTACTTGGTCTCAATAGTTTTGACAAACAAGCGAGGTCTTGACATACAAGTATTATGCATGCGCTTTatctgccgagcgtcacatgatcacaactgagccaatagttCTTCTCTCTCGAACtgcgggattgtgggtaatcatcttccatcctcagtctcagtgcgcatGCGTATAGTCAAGTAGCTCCCCTTCCTCTCTATTCTCTTGTCTTACTTCAGccacgattctttttaaaggtctAGGCCGTTCTATACGCCAGCACCTACTGCTAAGTGCAGAttaattagatatttttttttcactttatattttgtattaattattttgtatgagtatttttgggttgtggaataatttttttatggggaaattccctttgatatacaagcgcgcttccggaacaaatcaTGCATGCAATCCAcggtttaactgtatttatttatgtatgttggAATTTCCATCAATACATCTATACAGATCAATACATGCATCTGGATCAATACAGTATCTATCGCTATTTCTTCACTTTTTTCTATAATTGATCTCCACCTGCTTATTTGGTGTAGATGTACTTACAGGTTATACGATACATAGTTCCCTCGTCTGTTCTGCTTCAGGtgtgttctttttgctgttgcTGCTTCCTGCGGTGGTGCTGGCGCTGCTAATTCTCTGTGCCCAGAAGGATTCTAGTCTCCTCAGCTTTCCTCACATGCTTCCCCCACTTGACTCTCTCTGGGACTGGCAGGTTTTTGGCATCACGCTCCTTTGGCTGCTCTTCCAGGCTGTCCTCTCCCTGCTCCCTATTGGCAAGGTATTTACATACATCACAAGAGGACAGTGTGACATGGGTCCCAGTCACATGACCAACAACAtgaaatccccccccccccccccccctgtatCCCTGCAAATCTGCAACGTGGAACGAAAGCTGAACagggtgtttatttatttatttctatttggaGGATGTGTTAAATcattgctcctttttttttttcctattgagGTTGCTAATGGAATGCCTCTGAAGAATGGAAAAACGTTGAAGTACCGGATTAATGGTGagactgatttttatttgtaggtTTGCTGTAGTGCTTACTGTTACAGATGGGGATTGTATCTTTGTCATGAGGAACCTTGGTGTTGCATCCTGTTCACTCTCTGGTCCTGTGCCCTGTCAGGGTTTTATGCGCTACTCGTCAGCGTTGTAGCAATAGGTGCTGGCGTATATAACGGCCTGGACCTTGGATACATCCACACTCATTTCCTCCAGTTCTACACCTCCGCCCTGCTCGTCTCCTTCCTGCTCAGCATCTACCTGTTTGTCCGTTCTCGTTCGGCCCGTGACGATGAGCGTGCACCAGCTGGCAATTCAGGTAAGTGTATCCTATAGGTATAATGCTCGTAAACCAGATTTAAACTAAATCTAattaataaaagtatttaaacatcTTCCTGTGTAGGTTATTTGCTGTATGATTTCTTTATGGGACGTGAGCTGAATCCCCGCATCAAAGATTTTGACATTAAATTCTTCTGTGAAATGCGCCCAGGACTTATTGGTTGGGTAAGACCCAAAACTCCAACATATGACTTATGGTTTAGATGTTGTATACCAAGCAAGCCAAATGAGGCATGTCTGACTTGCAGAACACTAAACCTGTCTTGTTTGTACTTTAATGCAAATGATGTTGCTAAagttgtgaatttttttttttttttttcctttttctatttctttttagcTGGTGTTTAACTTTGCCATGTTACACTCTGAGATGGAGCTTCAGAAACTTGACGCCCCCTCCTCAGCTATGCTGCTTGTGAACGCCTTCCAGCTGTTTTGGGTTGTTGATGGTCTTTGGCATGAGGTACAGTTCATCTGATATGTTTGACATTAGGCAGTGTCATTATCTCTTTCCAGAGCTTTTACTTTCATGCATGTGTCCCATCTGTGCCACATATACACACCCTGGTAATCCTGTAACACACCCCATAAACTTTATACGTCAGATCTGCACAGAGAGCTggcacttacaaaaaaaaaaaaaaaggttaagcgTGTACTGTAGACTCCTGGATAGTGCAACAGAAAAATGTTGGAAGTTCAAATCCTAATAATGCCACACCTGTCTATGACCAGGTGGTGGTGTTCAGGGGATTGAAGCTCTCTCTCCTGTCAACCATAGAGACACTAGTCAGTTGTGGGTATCTGTAGGTCCGTGTATGCAAAAGAGTGAGAATATCACTTTCCTCAGGACGTTTTACGCTGCATGATCCGCATCTTAAACAGAGGTGTTGTCATTACACATGTCTCTGAGAAAGAATAAATGGGAATCCACTGATTAACTGATCTTTCATTTCAGGAGAAACTTCTAACTATGATGGACATAGTGCATGATGGCTTTGGATTTATGCTGGCATTTGGAGATCTGGCCTGGGTTCCCTTCACTTTCACTTGCCAGTCATACTACCTTGTCAGTCACCCCAGTGACCTCTCTGTGTTTTGGATTGTTGCCATCATCCTGTTATATGGTAagattgtgttgttttgtttaacaGAATGTTTGTACAGTGCAAATAAAATTggcatgtttaaaagaaaatatggcTCTTATATTCTTACAGCAATTGGCTACTATGTATTCCGGAAAGCCAACTCTGAGAAATTTGCTTTTAGAAAAAACCCTGCCGATCCTGCCTTATCgtgtatgtattatttttttttctttaaaatttttttttttttttttgtttatttgccaAAATTCTCATGCCTTATAATACACATTAAAgaactgaacactgacttgttGCTCATTTGATCAGATCTGAAGACAATTCCAACTGCAACCGGAAAGAGCCTCATTGCGTCAGGGCTCTGGGGTTTTGTCCGTCATCCTAATTACCTTGGTGACCTCCTCATGGCTTTGGCGTGGTCCCTAACGTGTGGTAAGTTAATGGATTTGGGTTTCTGAAGTACTTTGACATGCTTTGATCTTGTTGTTCATCTAATCTTTTTGTTTCTCTCCTCCTGCAGGTTTTAATCACATTATTCCTTATTTCTATCTGATTTACTTGCTTATCCTGCTGGTGCATCGGGAGGCACGGGATGAGCATCAGTGCAGAAAGAAGTATGGTGTGGCGTGGGAGCAGTATTGCCAAGCAGTGCCTTACCGCATCTTCCCCAGGGTGTACTGAGAACCCTCACACAGACGTACAACATTTCTTAATGAAAACCTTAATTCTTACAGGAAGAGAGCAGTTGAGGGTGTCGCAGAAAAGCTTTGCAGCTATTTGGATCTTGAACACAttgaaaacattattttaattagaattatttgtaaaaatatttaaattttgccCTGTTATGAACTCTCCTGTGTATATGAATGTATatacgtttttttattttattttaataggaGCATTTTCTGCCATAACTCATTATAAAGTGCTTCCTCTCATGTTCCAGATATTGAAGCCTTTGTTTTACCTTTTATCTTTTGCCGTTTCATACAACTGCTTTTGTATATTGTGTTTTATGggatatatattaattaattcattgtaTGTATTCCTTTTATGtcatttactttgttttttgtataGTGAGAACAGTTATGCTTTGTTCCAGGACCAGTGCTTTATCAGAAGAAAATTCTTGGTCTTGGATTGATTTTAACTTTACTTGCTCTGTGGTAtcgttgtttgtttgtttttagtccAATTACTTTGCATATTTTATAAGTTGGTcttcaacagtttttttttttttttttttttttttggtaagatGTATAATTAATGGCACCAAATATTGCAATCTCCccaaaatccccccccccccccccccttcactATAGCTTTGTGCAAAACAGGAAATAAGTGCAAGTTTCCATTGTCTTTGTGATAATATTGATAAATTAGGCTGAATGTgcttacattaaaaatataaataatttacttaGATAATTTATGTTAATTGTAATCTCCTGTGTTATAATTTGCACAGAAAGAAGAGTTTATTTTGTAACTTgtagttactttttaaaacgGGTTTATCAAAAGACTGGAAACTTCTGTCCTCGGTAGCAAAATCAGTATTTCATGAAATGGGCAGATTATCCGGCATGTATACACTGCAAAATTAAtcttttatatatgtttaaacctttaattttttttattgatgttttggtgctttgtttttaatttttaattattgcaGTTTAGTTTCACTGCCACAGAATTTCTTTCCATCAGTAACTTCACCAGTTGTCTTTTTTGGTCTGTGGGTAAATGAGCTGTGAGACAACTGCCGAATGTTGCATTATAGGATTTGTGAAATGTTCCGTTTGCCTTTCATTGGATGATTAAAAATAATCCAGGGCTGTTTATAGACCACAACGAAAGAACAAACATGGCCACTAAGTCAGGCCTTGTATTGTATGTTTTAccaaaaataaagtattttgtGTAACctacttgttttattttattaaaccaaAGATGTCCGATTCAATCCAAGTGGTGTTGGATTTTCTGATGAAGTCCTGTTGGGGTCAGCTAAGACCAAAATACAAACGTCAGGTTGTCTATCAGGGCCACCAAATAACACCACTGTATAATGAGTTTGGGTGGCAGGTCCTGTGTGGTGTTTTATGGATGGACATCCAGATCATGGCTAGTGAATGATATTATTACATCTCTGATATGTACTACTATTCTCTAAACATacaaacagaaatgtttttttaagggcTGGgttcatatatttaaatatatctaGCATGGAAATAAGATATTATCTAGGGTTCCAACATTTGCATGCCTAAAAATTGGTGCCCTGTCCTAAGTTAAGATATAAATATCAGAAAACGAAATCTGATCTATCGTCTCATGTGTTCTCCTACAAGAGTCTCATATCCAGAACTTGCTTCCACTCTGTTGTGGATGTACAAATACAgtagatttataataatatttaaaatagcgTCAATTTTGTGAG
Protein-coding regions in this window:
- the lbr gene encoding delta(14)-sterol reductase LBR, with translation MPPVRFQAGDMVMGRWPGSNLYYEVKVLRYSVDTQLYTVIYKDGTELELKDADIKSLTGFRQGSGRSRSRSRSRSPARTRRSRSRSPARTSRRSSSHTTETRRDKLKDVLEVRLTPVPMSMVNNSNKEHEIKEENDMTEKAVQKVKEEPENQVSGRYNLRRRKDQGEERPFEAKGTVPVGFLAATQQTSKTTDLEFGGRIGVFFLLLLLPAVVLALLILCAQKDSSLLSFPHMLPPLDSLWDWQVFGITLLWLLFQAVLSLLPIGKVANGMPLKNGKTLKYRINGFYALLVSVVAIGAGVYNGLDLGYIHTHFLQFYTSALLVSFLLSIYLFVRSRSARDDERAPAGNSGYLLYDFFMGRELNPRIKDFDIKFFCEMRPGLIGWLVFNFAMLHSEMELQKLDAPSSAMLLVNAFQLFWVVDGLWHEEKLLTMMDIVHDGFGFMLAFGDLAWVPFTFTCQSYYLVSHPSDLSVFWIVAIILLYAIGYYVFRKANSEKFAFRKNPADPALSYLKTIPTATGKSLIASGLWGFVRHPNYLGDLLMALAWSLTCGFNHIIPYFYLIYLLILLVHREARDEHQCRKKYGVAWEQYCQAVPYRIFPRVY